AGTTGGTAGTCGGTATCGTACTGGCTAGTACGGTCCTAAATTGGTACCAAATAGTTTATGTTCTATTTCGGTAAAAATTTTGGTCCTTTTCgatcattttggtatgttttgatttgtttcAATCAATACCGATATGTACTAACCTGTACTGGTTTAAACCAACTTTTAGATTTTTTATCTTAACCATTTTAAATtttctataattaaatttaaaattaatagttgtTAAATTAAAttcttataattttaaaatttatatttatatatatatatatatatatatatatttatatggatGTAATTgagatatatatgcatatagaATCCATTGTCTCTATAACAGCCACCCGCTATAACATCATTTTGCTATGACAACTTTTCACTTATAACAACATCCATAGTTACGAAGCACGTTCTTTATTAAATTAGTTCTTTATAACAACATATAGTCtaatttttaagtaaaattatagcTATTTCATATAAGTAAGTCaattaattatcatttattaaataaaatgatcttaattaaaatatcattttaataataaaataattaaatttcaagtgaaaaagttattaatcatattttattaaataaaataatcttCCATGAGTGGAATTAAAGATATAGATTCAATAAACAAGATCCCTTTCAGCTTTGATCTTCAATCTTATCTATTGATTGTCTCAATCTTATCTTtgatcaactttttttttttaaggatcTCCATATTCACAAAAGTCCAACTTAAAGAAACAAGTCGAATTTCAGTTTAATTGAAACAAGCAAAGGCTTGAGAGGAAGAAGTTCGAACTAACGAATGAAGCAGGTAGATGAACCAGTGAAAGATGAAAGAGAACAACATGtctagaaattataaaaatttaagctaatttatttataaataaatcattgcaatatatgtaaaaataatttaaaatataaatttattaatatatatataatttattaatatatataaaacagttttttggaaaatattttcgaAAATCTGccaaataacataaaatatttaatatagttTTATCTAAATACCATAAAAGTAAATTATTTCCagaaaaataaatcatttttaaaaattattttctaaaaacaTTTTATGACAAACAAACGGAACCTAATTTTGAGAATACCTCATCAACTTGTACGGGTCAGCAAGAACCAATATGCGAGGTTTACGCTAAAGGATGCCTTCTAGAACATATGTTGATTTTGTGATGGAGCCATATCACTAGAGGTCTAATCGATTTAGCACGAGACCTTGCAGAATTCCTTCAGTATCTTCATAGAATTCCATATTGAGTTTACATCAATACATTAACTGAATTCAATCAAGATATGaagatttcattttatttctttaaaatataaaatgaagCTTGGGAaattttaataacaataattattttattacatataaTCTGATTAAACATGGTACATGTAATGGTCTAAATGTTATATGTCAAGGTCAAGGATATATCATGTACAAAACCACATGAAACTTTCTTTTTCATCATTATTATTTCAACATATACTTTTGTAcccaaaggtaaaaaaaaaaaaacatttattgTATCACGTACAACATAGTCAATGATATTAACATGGTCAATAACCtagttggggggggggggggttggGAATATAGGTTAATCTTGGCCTTGTTTTTGATATAGGGCTAGTAAGTCCATTCTCTAGGAAGAAATATATCCGCCGAAGAAGTTTCGGTTTGGGAAACCACACAACGTTTTGTTGATGCATGATCCTTTCCATTTTTATTaccattattactattattattcaaCGAATTATTCAACTCTCCACGTCTTGTACTTGTATTGTTTCTGGGATCTGCATGAAAATGAATGTAACTCCGTGTATCAGAAACGAAGATCAATATATACACACACAAAGtagaatatatatacatataggttaAGAGGTAAACCACGGCGAGGAGAGATTTGGAGGCCTAATTCATGAACGTTGAGGTTGAGAGCTTGAACAACCCGAGAAGGGAGAAGAACTGGAGAACAAGCTGGGAAAAGAGATTAATGTTGTAGACTTTTAACACAAGTAACTATTTGATTCTTTAAATAAAACAATGTTAAATACCTGGTCTTCTGCTTGAATGAGAAATGGTGCCAGCTCTCTGGGGAAGGAAAACACCAGTGCCGCATGATTTTTGGCCTGAATCTAGGAAGAATGCCTGCATTCCAGGTCCTCCGGATGCTCCCCCGTTGCCACAATATCTTGGTTTCTGATGCCGTCTCCAGCTCCCCCTCCACTGCtttaaacaaacaaacaaaatgtCAAAGCAAAATATGAAATCAGATTCATTCAGCAAATCTATGAGATATATACAAGATTTATTTAGATGAAAATTGATTTTGAAAAATGTTGTAAAGAAGAGTTACAGAAAAATTTGATAATATTTATCGTTCTGTTAAAAATGTTTAAACAgagataaaatgtaattttattgaaaatcacCATTTCAAAAGATtagattaaaatttcaatttaaaattaaagttttaacttgaaaattaaattattatttgagTCAATTTACTAGTTAAAATTAGGGATTTAGTATAACATTACTTTGTTAttagtttttttatataatgGTTAAAATTACTCGTAGTGCTGCCACAACTTTTATTCGAAATTCCTACGccgataataatattaatttcaaTCGAGCTAAAACTCAATTCACTACTTTATTATTAGTTATTCCAACTCATTAATGTTAATTTTTTCTATGTTTAATGAtgttttttaaataattcaatcaaACAACTTCATCCCATCATATCATTCATcaacatttttaaaaataaagaataaattataTAGGAAAGACTCACTACAGGAAATTGTAGAATATatattcattcaaaataaattaatTCCTGGCTTTTCGAAAATTTTCTCGTAAAACCCAAAATCTTCCTCCACTTGTTTCACAATTAGCAGCAatataaataagaaaaaaaaaaaaaggaataccGGTTGAAAAAAAGGCTGAGCAGGCAACTTGGAACGATGGCGATGATAATTGCAGTTCACATCATCCTGTAATTAAACACCAAACAAATCGGCAACcgggaaaaaagaagaaaagaatggTTAAATAATAAGGATGACGAAGACTGACCTTTTTTATCTTGGTTTCCCAAATAGCCTCGTCGAGAACATGAGAAGGCAGCCATGACATAGCTTCTTCGAACCCAACCTCTATATCCTCGACGCTAGCTGCACCCATTGTTGAACTTGAAATTTGCTTTTCAGTTTTCATTCTTTGGGAGAAAAAAAGGGGAGGCTTTTGAGCTTTCAACTTCTTCTAACCTGCAACTCAACTACACAGGTTTAAGCGGAAGAGTTTGAGTGAAATGGCATCCATTTTAGATTATATATAGGGCTTGTCTTTTAAGGGCCTGATGGAAAGGAgagtatataaaataataatttattcactttcATGAAAAGGCGCGTGCATGCCAGTTTCGGCTTACAGGATGGTGAACCAAGTCGTTTCTGAATTCCAGCATGTGCGTGAAACAAGAATTGTGATTGTAGATTGACCTTGGTTTTCGACTATAATTACGCACCTAACCACGTAAATTTCATTTGTAATTTCTTTGGTGTCTTTTTCCCTTATCATTAACGGGGTTCTGTAAAAGCTTGCAAATAGCTGCCACCAAATTTAACTCATCATCATTAATGGGTTCCGTAAAAGCTTTTTGGTCAAATATTTTTAGAAGTCTAGTTCTTAATTTCATTttagaaattattattattattttaatttatcagaatttaacaataatttataaaaattaaaagttgaTCTCTTAGCAAACACATTAATTTGAAATGCTAATAattgtttattttttatataaattgctAAATTGCTAATTCTAAGCTAGTAATTTATGATGAAGGTTTacaattgttattaaattttcatttttcttatggtacaaggattaaattctaataaattaaaataaatatacaacttttacaattttcacataattaaaccattttaaaagCAAAATTCTAGattaaatccaaaataaaatgGAGAATCTCTTTGACCGCgtaatagaaaaatatatatttaacgtCCTAATATGTTTATGGCCATCTgattgttttttgttgttaaaaccaaaATGAGTTTGCTCCAAAAACAAACCAAAATGAGTTTGCTCCAAAAACAAACCAAAATGAGTCGTCTCAATGTAAATAGAATATCACCGTTGTAAGAAAATTAGTGGAGGGTATTCAAGTATTTTCATGTAAGCCAAGCCAGGGTTACTATGTACGTGGATTGGGTTGGCTTCGGTAAACCCACTTCCAATTCCATTTTTCCTCATCGCCTTCTGTTTTCTTCagtttgtttaatttaattaaaaaatgcgTTTAAAGGTACAAATAATGGCCTCACACATCTCTGAAAAGCTACATGCTAATAGCTTTTGAGCCAAATGTTCATAACCACTGCACCAACTCTGACATTTCAACCCATATGTTGAAAAATAAAAACCTGTTTGGTTTAGGAAAGTAGGTCCACTTCTCTAGCTGACAAAAAGGGTAAACAAAACCTTAAACAAATATAATGATGATGATGTTGGTGAACTACTCACTGCTTGTTGGCAGAGGTGACTTATGATTTTGTCCGAAGTTAAAGGTCAATCTTACTAAATCTGTCAATAATAAGATACACGGTTCACTAAAGGTTTATCTAATTATCCAAAACTTTGGCACTTGTCAAAGTGACGGGAGGTTTTTTTtctggggtttttttttttttttggggggttgttGGCAAATTCAGGTGAGATTTTTCAGTTCAGTTTTTATAGGTAAACAACTGCAAGCATGCAATGGTTTTGGCTTTCAGATACAGCTGACTGAAATCATATATAATGAAGCAGTAAGGTGCAGTTCTTGATTTCAATCAAGGAAAAAGTGTCATCCTTCATTACTTTCTGAGCAATGTACATTTAAGCTCATAGCAATTAACATAGAACTTTCTGTATTCAACAATAGCAGTTAATAGACCAATCAGAAATGGAGTTTCAGACGGATTGTTCTGTCATTTCTAACACTATCTGCAGCCTATTTAGCATCGAACTATGCAAGCTGAGAGTCACCCAATCTTGCTCTGCCATGTATTGTTCTATCATTTAGAACACTTTCTGCAACCGATTTTGCATTGAATTATGCAGGCTGAGAGTCACCAACAGTGTAATGCACCTTTTGTCATCAAAATGACTCGGAATTTATCCCAAAGGAAATCTTACTCTTCCACATACAACATCAAAAACTGCTCGAAACTTCAGTCACACGCATTTTACTTGTTAATTTTATGAGTTTATGTGTTTCCTCATCCAGTCGTACATTATCCTTCTGCATCCGCTCAGCAACTATAAGTGGCATTTTACCAGCTTTTGCATATACACGAAGAAGTGAATTATATACCTTAGTACTGACATGGCCGGCATCCCGAAGAATAACTAACAATTTCTCCGCGTCTTCAGTATCACCTAGGTCCTCAAGTTTGTTAAACACTTCTCTGACCAACTTCTCATTTGGATTCCATTTTTTTACACTGCAAACAGCTTGCTTAAAACAATCCAACACTTTTTCCATTTGTTGCTTCTTTAAATAGCCCCATGTAAGAAGTTCCCAAGTAGTATAACAAGGGGAAATACCTTTCTGAACAATTTGCTGATAGAAGTTCTCAGCAACATCCATCTTGTCTCCATTGATGTAAGCCGCAAGCAGTATGTTTGGAACTCTAGCATCCCCGCTTCCAGAAACAGACTCCCACTCATTGTAGAGTTTCTCAGCCTTTTCAAAATCCCCAAGTTTCACAAGTGTCGATATCATACATGTATACTCTGTATCATTCATTTTGCGGAAGCATGATTTCATCTTCTTCCAGATTCGCTGAACCCCATCTTTATCCCCCATGTTTGTATGCAAACTGATAAGGGAGGGATAAACAACTCGATTTTTCCGAGAAGCCTTCTTTTCCATTTCCTTCAAAGTAGATGCGGCCTTCTCAAATTGTTTTCCTTTTATGTACAGATTGGTC
Above is a genomic segment from Gossypium arboreum isolate Shixiya-1 chromosome 8, ASM2569848v2, whole genome shotgun sequence containing:
- the LOC108468327 gene encoding uncharacterized protein LOC108468327 isoform X1; the encoded protein is MKTEKQISSSTMGAASVEDIEVGFEEAMSWLPSHVLDEAIWETKIKKDDVNCNYHRHRSKLPAQPFFQPQWRGSWRRHQKPRYCGNGGASGGPGMQAFFLDSGQKSCGTGVFLPQRAGTISHSSRRPACSPVLLPSRVVQALNLNVHELGLQISPRRDPRNNTSTRRGELNNSLNNNSNNGNKNGKDHASTKRCVVSQTETSSADIFLPREWTY
- the LOC108468146 gene encoding pentatricopeptide repeat-containing protein At4g02820, mitochondrial isoform X2, which encodes MRLQQDIKLLPGDYAVHLDLIAKVRGLTSAEKFFEDLPEKMRGQATCTALLHTYVQNKLSAKAEALMEKMSECGFVRNPLPYNHMISLCISQGELEKVPAIVKELKKNTSPDIVTFNLLLSVCASLNKVESAGKIFDELKKAKIEPDWVTYSALTNLYIKGKQFEKAASTLKEMEKKASRKNRVVYPSLISLHTNMGDKDGVQRIWKKMKSCFRKMNDTEYTCMISTLVKLGDFEKAEKLYNEWESVSGSGDARVPNILLAAYINGDKMDVAENFYQQIVQKGISPCYTTWELLTWGYLKKQQMEKVLDCFKQAVCSVKKWNPNEKLVREVFNKLEDLGDTEDAEKLLVILRDAGHVSTKVYNSLLRVYAKAGKMPLIVAERMQKDNVRLDEETHKLIKLTSKMRVTEVSSSF
- the LOC108468327 gene encoding uncharacterized protein LOC108468327 isoform X2; protein product: MKTEKQISSSTMGAASVEDIEVGFEEAMSWLPSHVLDEAIWETKIKKDDVNCNYHRHRSKLPAQPFFQPWRGSWRRHQKPRYCGNGGASGGPGMQAFFLDSGQKSCGTGVFLPQRAGTISHSSRRPACSPVLLPSRVVQALNLNVHELGLQISPRRDPRNNTSTRRGELNNSLNNNSNNGNKNGKDHASTKRCVVSQTETSSADIFLPREWTY
- the LOC108468146 gene encoding pentatricopeptide repeat-containing protein At4g02820, mitochondrial isoform X1; protein product: MLRRYIRASLFAARFFSTEEAAAAEKAVTTTKSAAKNCGGGGVGRETLGWRLIGLVYTKRSAVVTIRKWLEEGHTVRKYELNRIVRELRKLKRYKHALEICEWMRLQQDIKLLPGDYAVHLDLIAKVRGLTSAEKFFEDLPEKMRGQATCTALLHTYVQNKLSAKAEALMEKMSECGFVRNPLPYNHMISLCISQGELEKVPAIVKELKKNTSPDIVTFNLLLSVCASLNKVESAGKIFDELKKAKIEPDWVTYSALTNLYIKGKQFEKAASTLKEMEKKASRKNRVVYPSLISLHTNMGDKDGVQRIWKKMKSCFRKMNDTEYTCMISTLVKLGDFEKAEKLYNEWESVSGSGDARVPNILLAAYINGDKMDVAENFYQQIVQKGISPCYTTWELLTWGYLKKQQMEKVLDCFKQAVCSVKKWNPNEKLVREVFNKLEDLGDTEDAEKLLVILRDAGHVSTKVYNSLLRVYAKAGKMPLIVAERMQKDNVRLDEETHKLIKLTSKMRVTEVSSSF